The Deinococcus apachensis DSM 19763 genome has a segment encoding these proteins:
- a CDS encoding DUF899 domain-containing protein, translating into MTDTAQAHPPVVDLETWQRSRAELLTLEKVGTRLTDAIAAQRRRLPMTPVDNYVFMGKEGPVTLVELFAGRPQLLVHHFMFHPDWDAGCPSCTHFAENASPHLPHLKTMDASFVRISRAPIEKLLAYAEKKGWSVPWYSSFGNTFNQDWGWTGEDGGEGPGLSVYLLVEGQPYLTYSTTGRGVEAMSSYFGYADLLPYGRQERWQEVPPGWPQV; encoded by the coding sequence ATGACCGACACAGCTCAAGCCCACCCACCCGTCGTCGACCTCGAAACCTGGCAGCGCTCCCGGGCCGAACTGCTGACCCTGGAAAAAGTCGGCACCCGCCTCACGGACGCCATTGCGGCGCAGCGCCGCCGCCTGCCGATGACGCCGGTGGACAACTACGTCTTCATGGGGAAGGAAGGTCCGGTGACGTTGGTAGAGCTTTTCGCCGGTCGCCCACAACTGCTCGTGCATCACTTCATGTTCCACCCGGACTGGGACGCGGGGTGCCCCTCCTGCACGCATTTCGCGGAGAACGCGTCCCCCCATCTCCCCCACCTCAAAACCATGGACGCCAGCTTCGTCCGCATCTCCCGTGCGCCCATCGAGAAACTGCTGGCCTATGCCGAGAAAAAGGGCTGGAGCGTCCCGTGGTACTCGTCGTTCGGGAACACCTTCAACCAGGACTGGGGGTGGACGGGCGAGGATGGGGGTGAGGGGCCGGGCCTCAGCGTGTACCTGCTGGTGGAGGGGCAGCCTTACCTGACGTACTCCACGACCGGCCGCGGCGTGGAGGCGATGTCGAGTTACTTCGGGTACGCCGACCTGCTGCCCTATGGCCGCCAAGAGCGCTGGCAGGAGGTTCCACCCGGCTGGCCACAGGTCTGA
- a CDS encoding gluconokinase, whose protein sequence is MRLVVMGVEASGKSTVGREVAALTGWPFLDGDDFHSPEAREKMTRGQALTDADRAPWLARLRAELEARPDVVLACSALRRVYRDTLRVEGTRFLFLNVPEGLLRKRVTARTGHYAGASLLPSQLATLEAPGPEEKDAVTLDVTAADTPAVLARRALDVLGVAHA, encoded by the coding sequence ATGCGGCTGGTCGTGATGGGTGTGGAGGCGAGCGGGAAAAGCACGGTGGGCCGGGAGGTGGCGGCCCTGACCGGCTGGCCGTTTCTGGACGGCGACGACTTTCACAGCCCCGAGGCACGGGAAAAAATGACTCGTGGGCAGGCGCTCACCGACGCCGACCGTGCCCCCTGGCTCGCCCGTCTGCGGGCCGAACTGGAGGCGCGGCCCGATGTGGTGCTCGCCTGCTCGGCCCTGCGGCGCGTCTACCGCGACACCTTGCGGGTGGAAGGCACGCGCTTCCTGTTCCTCAACGTGCCCGAGGGGCTGCTGCGCAAGCGCGTCACGGCCCGCACCGGGCACTACGCGGGGGCTTCGCTCCTGCCGTCGCAACTCGCCACCCTGGAAGCCCCCGGTCCCGAGGAGAAGGATGCGGTCACGCTCGACGTGACCGCCGCCGATACGCCCGCCGTCCTCGCCCGCCGCGCGCTGGACGTCCTGGGGGTGGCCCATGCCTGA
- a CDS encoding 3'-5' exonuclease produces the protein MNVVVFDLETTGLSPERDAIVEIGALRVRDGRVAESERFETLVRPLSAGGELLRIPWHAQRVHGISDDMVRGAPHLADVLPQFLDFVGGSPVVAHNISFDGRFMREAARRHGLTWAPPAEYCTMQLSRRAFPGERTHNLDVLAGRLDLSFARGGRHRSFGDARVTAEAFVRLMERLKVGA, from the coding sequence GTGAACGTCGTCGTGTTCGACCTGGAAACCACCGGCCTGTCGCCCGAGCGGGACGCGATCGTGGAGATCGGCGCGCTGCGTGTTCGGGACGGGCGCGTAGCGGAGTCCGAACGCTTTGAGACGCTGGTGAGGCCGCTGAGCGCCGGGGGTGAACTCCTGCGGATTCCCTGGCACGCCCAGCGCGTCCACGGCATCAGCGACGACATGGTGAGGGGCGCCCCCCACCTCGCCGACGTGCTGCCGCAGTTCCTCGACTTCGTGGGCGGCTCACCCGTCGTCGCTCACAACATCAGTTTCGACGGCCGGTTTATGCGTGAGGCGGCCAGGCGGCACGGGCTGACCTGGGCCCCACCCGCCGAATACTGCACCATGCAACTCTCCCGCCGCGCCTTCCCGGGCGAGCGCACGCACAACCTCGACGTGCTCGCCGGGCGCCTCGACCTCTCCTTCGCGCGGGGAGGGCGCCACCGCTCCTTCGGTGACGCCCGAGTGACTGCCGAAGCCTTCGTCCGCCTGATGGAACGGCTGAAGGTGGGGGCGTAG
- a CDS encoding alpha/beta fold hydrolase, translating to MTDQANAGSYAEVNGLSLYYERHGAPRPDQVPLVLLHGGFGATSMFSGLIPALSAGREVIAVDLQAHGRTADIDRPMRFETLGDDIAGLLGALDVSQADVLGYSLGAGAALRFALQHPGLLRKLVVVSFPFRRGGWFREVREGMAQIGPHAAEGLKQGPMHRLYASIAPRPDDWPRLVTRVGEVVNTEYDWADELRGFQNPTLIVAGDADSFAPAHAAEFFALLGGGLRDAGWDGSGRTAHCLAILPGTTHYDVLQSPLLLPAVTSFLGAS from the coding sequence ATGACCGATCAAGCCAACGCAGGCTCCTACGCTGAAGTTAACGGCCTCAGCCTGTACTACGAACGGCACGGCGCCCCCCGACCCGATCAGGTGCCGCTGGTCCTCCTCCACGGAGGCTTCGGGGCGACCTCCATGTTCAGCGGACTGATTCCCGCGCTGTCTGCCGGGCGGGAGGTGATCGCCGTGGACTTGCAGGCACACGGCCGCACCGCCGACATCGACCGCCCGATGCGCTTTGAGACTCTGGGTGATGACATAGCCGGATTGCTGGGCGCCCTGGATGTCTCCCAGGCCGATGTGCTGGGTTACTCGCTGGGAGCGGGGGCGGCCCTGAGGTTCGCCCTCCAGCACCCAGGCTTGCTCCGCAAGCTGGTGGTCGTGTCGTTCCCGTTCCGCCGCGGCGGCTGGTTCCGGGAGGTACGAGAGGGTATGGCGCAGATCGGTCCTCATGCCGCAGAGGGCCTGAAGCAGGGGCCCATGCATAGGCTCTACGCCAGCATCGCGCCCCGCCCGGACGACTGGCCGCGGCTGGTGACCCGGGTGGGCGAGGTGGTGAATACCGAGTACGACTGGGCCGACGAACTGCGCGGGTTCCAGAACCCGACCCTGATCGTCGCTGGCGACGCTGACAGTTTCGCGCCTGCCCACGCCGCCGAGTTCTTCGCGCTGCTGGGGGGTGGCCTGCGGGACGCGGGTTGGGACGGCTCTGGCCGAACCGCGCACTGCCTTGCCATTCTGCCCGGCACGACCCATTACGACGTTTTGCAGTCGCCTTTGCTGCTGCCCGCCGTCACCTCCTTTCTCGGCGCCTCGTAG
- the uvsE gene encoding UV DNA damage repair endonuclease UvsE, whose product MTIGPEVRFRTITLTNYQKLSPGEREAKLLDLYADNIVRVRRAAAFCAARGIRLYRLSSSLFPMFDLEGDDTGRAVLDHLAPQMTEAGYAFEDAGIRVLMHPEQFIVLNSERPEVRASSARTLAAHADTLDRFGFPRSTWNLLLLHGGKGGRAAELAALVPDLPDSVRLRLGFENDERAYGPQDLLPICEATGAPLVFDAHHHVVREKLEGQEDPSVREWVLKARTTWRPPEWQVVHLSNGIDSPQDRRHSHLITDFPSAYSDVPWIEVEAKGKEEAVAALMRLEASGVRPRALGVDARTVAEELEMRGEPE is encoded by the coding sequence ATGACCATTGGGCCAGAGGTGCGCTTCCGCACGATCACCCTGACGAACTACCAGAAGCTCTCCCCGGGGGAACGGGAGGCCAAACTCCTCGACCTGTACGCCGACAACATCGTGCGGGTGCGGCGGGCTGCCGCCTTTTGCGCCGCGCGGGGCATCCGGCTCTACCGGCTGAGTTCCAGCCTCTTCCCGATGTTCGACCTGGAGGGGGACGACACCGGGCGGGCGGTCCTCGACCACCTGGCCCCGCAGATGACCGAGGCGGGGTACGCCTTCGAGGACGCCGGAATCCGCGTGCTGATGCACCCCGAGCAGTTCATCGTCCTCAACAGCGAGCGCCCCGAGGTCCGCGCCTCCAGCGCCCGCACGCTCGCCGCCCACGCCGACACGCTCGACCGCTTCGGCTTTCCGCGCTCCACCTGGAACCTGCTGCTGCTGCACGGGGGCAAGGGAGGCCGCGCCGCCGAACTCGCCGCCCTCGTGCCCGACCTGCCCGACAGCGTCCGGCTTCGGCTGGGCTTCGAGAACGACGAGCGCGCCTACGGCCCCCAGGACCTGCTGCCCATCTGTGAGGCGACGGGGGCGCCGCTCGTCTTCGACGCCCACCACCATGTCGTCCGCGAGAAGCTGGAGGGTCAGGAGGACCCCAGCGTGCGCGAGTGGGTCCTGAAGGCCCGCACGACATGGCGCCCGCCCGAGTGGCAGGTCGTCCACCTCTCCAACGGCATCGACAGCCCGCAGGACCGCCGCCACAGCCACCTGATCACCGACTTCCCCAGCGCCTACTCCGACGTGCCCTGGATCGAGGTCGAGGCCAAGGGCAAGGAGGAAGCGGTCGCCGCGCTGATGCGTCTGGAAGCGTCGGGCGTGAGGCCCAGGGCCCTGGGCGTGGACGCCCGGACGGTGGCGGAGGAACTGGAAATGCGGGGGGAACCGGAGTGA
- a CDS encoding alpha/beta fold hydrolase, translating to MKTVTSKDGTSIAFDQSGTGPALVLVHGATQYRASDQGMRQLADLLAPHFTVIQYDRRGRGQSTDTPPFAVEREVEDIEALVDAVGGSAFIYGMSSGAVLAMEAALALPGKIWKLAMYEPPFNDDEAARQRWKAYTGQLGELLAQGRRGDAMALFLGLVGVPAEQVEGMRQAPTWPMAEAIAPTLAYDHFELMGEEAAVPTGRAAGVTVPALVLVGGASYGFMHQSAEKLAKAISGARWHILEGQTHNAAAPVLAPVLEEFFLS from the coding sequence ATGAAGACGGTCACTTCGAAAGACGGCACGAGCATCGCGTTCGATCAGTCGGGCACGGGCCCGGCGCTGGTCTTGGTCCACGGGGCCACCCAATACCGGGCCAGCGACCAGGGCATGAGGCAACTGGCCGACCTGCTGGCACCGCACTTCACCGTGATCCAGTACGACCGTCGGGGAAGGGGCCAGAGCACGGACACCCCGCCTTTCGCGGTGGAGCGCGAGGTCGAGGACATCGAGGCGCTGGTGGATGCCGTGGGCGGCTCCGCCTTCATCTACGGCATGTCCAGCGGCGCCGTTCTGGCGATGGAAGCCGCCCTCGCGCTGCCGGGCAAGATCTGGAAACTGGCGATGTACGAGCCCCCCTTCAATGACGACGAGGCCGCCCGGCAGAGGTGGAAGGCCTACACCGGGCAGCTCGGGGAGCTGCTGGCCCAGGGCCGCCGGGGCGACGCGATGGCGCTCTTTCTGGGGCTGGTGGGAGTTCCTGCCGAGCAGGTCGAGGGGATGCGCCAGGCCCCGACCTGGCCGATGGCCGAGGCGATCGCCCCCACCCTGGCCTATGACCACTTCGAGCTGATGGGCGAAGAGGCCGCGGTGCCCACCGGGCGGGCCGCCGGAGTCACGGTTCCCGCTCTCGTCCTGGTGGGTGGGGCCAGTTACGGGTTCATGCACCAGTCCGCGGAGAAGCTGGCCAAGGCCATTTCCGGCGCACGCTGGCACATCCTGGAGGGCCAGACTCACAATGCCGCCGCACCCGTGCTCGCCCCGGTGCTGGAGGAGTTTTTCCTGAGCTGA
- a CDS encoding dihydrofolate reductase family protein — protein sequence MRKVIVTEFLTLDGVYEDSIPWHRDYTSPAGGQFKQGELFESGALLLGRMTYEGFAQYWPTATGTGEFGERMNSLPKFVATTTLTSLDWNATPLEGDVVAAVEELKRQEGGNLLVYGSGSLVQTLLRHGLVDELRLMVYPLVLGSGKRLFSGGDRLALNLTASRELGAGVLLLTYQPVAEGTPGPS from the coding sequence ATGCGTAAAGTGATCGTGACCGAGTTCCTGACCCTCGATGGAGTGTACGAAGATTCCATCCCGTGGCATAGGGACTACACGAGCCCGGCAGGCGGCCAGTTCAAGCAGGGCGAACTCTTCGAGAGTGGCGCCCTCCTGCTGGGCCGCATGACCTACGAGGGCTTCGCTCAGTACTGGCCGACCGCGACCGGCACCGGGGAGTTCGGGGAACGGATGAACAGCCTCCCGAAGTTCGTCGCCACCACCACCCTGACTTCCCTCGACTGGAATGCCACCCCCCTGGAGGGAGACGTGGTCGCGGCGGTGGAGGAGTTGAAGCGGCAGGAGGGTGGGAACCTCCTCGTCTACGGCAGCGGAAGCTTGGTCCAGACGCTTCTGCGGCACGGCCTCGTGGACGAGCTTCGCCTGATGGTCTACCCGCTGGTCCTGGGGAGCGGCAAGCGCTTGTTCTCTGGCGGGGACCGGCTGGCGCTGAACCTCACCGCCTCGCGGGAACTCGGCGCGGGCGTGCTGCTCTTGACCTACCAGCCCGTGGCGGAGGGTACACCGGGACCGAGTTGA
- a CDS encoding SMP-30/gluconolactonase/LRE family protein: MNTAILTDGLKFPESPRWREGELWFCDYALHRVMKVDLSGTLHTVAELPDLPTAIDGTPDGRVLVVSATQRRVLRLENGRLTEFADLSGLVPHPCGELVVDTLGRAYVGNIGLEFGTPSPVPNPGSILLVTPEGRARIVAEGLAFPNGMAITPDGQILIVAESHAARLTAFDIEPDGSLSGRRAWAQFDEALPFAAGRFTPDGLCLDAEGAVWVAALREVLRVREGGEVTHRIGLDHFALACMLGGQDRRTLFIAATNVLNPADSQAQGQIEMVEVEVPGAGLPWLIEVP; the protein is encoded by the coding sequence ATGAACACAGCGATTCTCACCGACGGTCTCAAGTTCCCGGAGAGCCCACGCTGGCGTGAAGGCGAGCTCTGGTTCTGCGACTACGCCCTCCACCGGGTGATGAAGGTAGACCTGAGCGGCACCCTCCATACCGTCGCCGAGCTGCCCGATCTTCCCACCGCAATTGACGGGACACCGGACGGGCGGGTGCTGGTGGTGTCGGCAACCCAGCGCCGGGTCCTCCGTCTTGAGAACGGCCGTCTGACGGAATTCGCCGACCTGTCGGGCCTGGTACCGCATCCCTGCGGGGAGCTGGTGGTGGACACCCTCGGGAGGGCCTACGTCGGTAACATCGGCCTGGAATTCGGCACTCCCTCACCTGTCCCGAACCCGGGTTCGATCCTGCTGGTTACCCCGGAAGGCCGGGCGCGGATCGTGGCCGAGGGGCTGGCCTTTCCCAACGGTATGGCGATCACTCCCGACGGGCAAATCCTGATCGTGGCCGAGAGCCACGCGGCCCGGCTGACGGCCTTTGACATCGAACCCGACGGCTCGCTCTCGGGCCGCCGGGCCTGGGCGCAGTTCGACGAGGCCCTTCCTTTTGCGGCGGGCCGCTTCACGCCGGACGGCCTGTGCCTGGATGCCGAAGGGGCGGTGTGGGTCGCGGCCCTGAGGGAAGTGCTTCGGGTGCGCGAGGGGGGCGAGGTCACGCACCGCATTGGGCTGGACCACTTCGCCCTGGCGTGCATGTTGGGAGGCCAGGATCGCCGCACCCTGTTTATCGCCGCAACCAACGTGCTCAATCCTGCTGACAGCCAGGCCCAGGGCCAAATCGAGATGGTCGAGGTCGAGGTGCCAGGTGCTGGGCTGCCCTGGCTGATTGAGGTCCCATGA
- a CDS encoding TetR/AcrR family transcriptional regulator — protein MAEATSTKRATYHHGDLRQALIQAGLDLAREGGPDAVSVREATRRVGVAPNAAYRHFRDRDALLAAVCSAAQAEVARAIDAQLATVSPDQDPATRARLRFQAVGLGYMRFAQRHPGLFRTAFWTSRDLAGARSPERRGSGGRTPFELLSSALDELVETGLLAPGRRHGAEFLAWSAVHGLATLLIDGPLRGLGEAEVSRLEDRLVMMVEQGL, from the coding sequence ATGGCTGAAGCCACCTCCACAAAACGCGCCACCTACCATCACGGTGACCTGCGGCAGGCCCTGATTCAGGCTGGCCTCGACCTGGCCCGGGAGGGCGGTCCCGACGCGGTCAGCGTGCGTGAAGCCACCCGCCGCGTTGGCGTCGCCCCCAACGCCGCCTACCGTCACTTCCGGGACCGCGACGCCCTGCTCGCCGCCGTCTGCTCGGCCGCCCAGGCGGAGGTCGCCCGCGCCATCGACGCCCAGCTCGCCACGGTCAGTCCTGACCAGGACCCCGCAACCCGGGCGCGCCTGCGCTTCCAGGCCGTCGGGCTGGGGTATATGCGGTTCGCGCAGAGGCACCCGGGCCTGTTCCGCACCGCCTTCTGGACCTCACGCGACCTTGCGGGGGCCAGGAGCCCGGAGAGGCGCGGCTCGGGCGGACGCACGCCCTTCGAACTGCTGTCCAGCGCGTTGGATGAACTCGTCGAGACGGGCTTGCTCGCGCCTGGGCGGCGTCATGGTGCGGAGTTCCTGGCGTGGTCGGCCGTGCATGGCCTGGCGACCCTGCTGATCGACGGCCCGCTTCGGGGGCTGGGGGAGGCGGAGGTGAGTCGACTCGAGGACCGCTTGGTGATGATGGTCGAACAGGGGCTGTAG
- a CDS encoding DUF2256 domain-containing protein: MPEARKTSGGGRKPSERPSKVCAACGLPFTWRRKWERDWENVRYCSDRCRAAAKRGRA, encoded by the coding sequence ATGCCTGAGGCGCGCAAAACGTCCGGCGGGGGCCGCAAACCCAGCGAGCGCCCCTCCAAGGTGTGCGCCGCCTGCGGCCTGCCCTTCACCTGGCGCAGGAAGTGGGAGCGCGACTGGGAAAACGTGCGGTACTGCTCCGACCGCTGCCGGGCCGCGGCGAAACGGGGGAGGGCGTGA
- a CDS encoding dihydrofolate reductase family protein, translating into MRRLIVLERITLDGVFDAASMGQWDFPYHSDERAEVISWGSDAYLLGRVTYKMLAPHWSALGNNEMGVADKLNSMRKYVVSSNLEKAEWNNTTIIRGDAAEEVGQLKWQEGGDILVQGSAVLLQVQCHSSS; encoded by the coding sequence ATGCGAAGACTCATCGTTCTCGAACGCATCACGCTCGACGGCGTGTTCGACGCTGCCTCGATGGGGCAGTGGGACTTCCCGTATCACAGCGACGAGAGGGCTGAGGTGATCTCCTGGGGCAGTGACGCGTACCTGCTAGGTCGCGTAACCTACAAGATGCTCGCGCCGCACTGGTCCGCCCTAGGGAACAACGAGATGGGCGTCGCCGACAAGCTGAACAGCATGAGGAAATATGTCGTCTCCTCGAACCTCGAGAAAGCGGAGTGGAACAACACGACGATCATTCGGGGTGACGCGGCCGAGGAGGTCGGCCAGCTCAAATGGCAAGAGGGCGGTGACATTCTCGTCCAGGGCAGCGCTGTGCTGCTTCAGGTTCAGTGCCACTCCAGTTCCTGA
- a CDS encoding N-acyl homoserine lactonase family protein yields MNENAVKRLYLMQVGSMPEYQIPIVCYLVQTEDGENILIDSGLPEIMPEGETEFENGQDVIEQLSGIGLKPDDIDTVISTHYDIDHAGRHAAFTKAQYVVQRVHHSDAASNPRFAANRPEWDQPMERIRLVDGNTELLPGLELIETSGHVPGHQSVLVRLPKMGSVLLTVDAVPFREGFTRDDQDNGSNPDAEATRASTMKLLDLAEREPVGLVIFGHDQAQWEGLKKLPECYE; encoded by the coding sequence GTGAACGAGAATGCCGTGAAGCGTCTGTATCTGATGCAGGTGGGGTCCATGCCGGAATACCAGATTCCGATCGTCTGTTACCTGGTGCAGACGGAGGACGGCGAAAACATCCTGATTGACAGCGGCCTCCCGGAGATCATGCCTGAAGGAGAGACCGAGTTCGAGAATGGTCAGGACGTCATCGAGCAGTTGTCCGGCATAGGCCTGAAACCGGACGACATTGATACGGTTATTTCGACGCACTACGATATCGACCATGCTGGAAGGCACGCGGCCTTCACGAAGGCGCAATACGTTGTTCAGCGTGTGCATCATTCGGACGCGGCGAGCAACCCACGTTTTGCGGCCAATCGGCCCGAGTGGGATCAGCCCATGGAGCGCATTCGGCTGGTGGACGGGAACACGGAGCTGCTGCCGGGGCTGGAGCTGATCGAGACGAGCGGGCATGTGCCGGGACATCAATCGGTGCTGGTGCGGCTGCCCAAGATGGGGTCGGTGTTATTGACGGTTGACGCGGTCCCCTTCCGCGAGGGCTTTACCCGTGACGATCAGGACAACGGGAGCAACCCGGACGCCGAAGCGACCCGCGCCAGCACAATGAAGCTGCTTGATCTGGCGGAACGCGAGCCTGTCGGGCTGGTCATCTTCGGGCATGACCAGGCACAGTGGGAAGGGCTGAAAAAGCTGCCGGAGTGCTACGAGTGA
- a CDS encoding nuclear transport factor 2 family protein has protein sequence MTVTTGVRDVFARVYDIFETGDSRLIDPLLWPSGDLLVIGTDPQEWWEGDARVGEVLRAQLEEIRTSGMRVQPGARQQVVERGDTGWGAEDVNLVMPDGQVLPARLTLVCVREGGEWRVAHWHMSFGVANDTALGQELTI, from the coding sequence ATGACGGTCACGACTGGAGTCCGCGACGTCTTCGCCCGGGTCTACGACATCTTCGAGACGGGGGATTCGCGCCTCATCGACCCCCTGCTCTGGCCGTCGGGCGATCTGCTCGTGATCGGGACCGACCCGCAGGAGTGGTGGGAGGGTGATGCGCGCGTGGGCGAGGTGCTGCGTGCGCAGCTGGAGGAAATCCGCACTAGCGGGATGCGGGTACAGCCCGGCGCGCGGCAGCAGGTCGTGGAGCGCGGGGACACCGGGTGGGGGGCCGAGGACGTGAACTTGGTCATGCCGGACGGTCAGGTGTTGCCCGCGCGGCTGACGCTGGTGTGCGTGCGGGAGGGGGGCGAGTGGCGGGTGGCGCACTGGCACATGTCGTTCGGCGTGGCGAACGATACAGCGCTCGGTCAGGAGCTCACCATTTAG
- a CDS encoding TolB family protein, with amino-acid sequence MPTRLLTLFVLLWLSAASAAPLVANIDGDFWAWTAGSWTRLTSWGHNGPPILSPDGRSIAYASVARGAAETFYTGWGPTNIWTLDLVTREARRLTTQSATPTEGLIRSTPAWSPDGRFLAWTQKTTSSTATTHTVTLYSFSDGATQVRATNALDYVGVPTAGGVMWSPAGLVVLGPVERVPGSYTRDPMQALGLGSAVEVGAYVLDSAGRIRQRVLFRSPSGAGHLTRKGSAVYLAGFNDGLLYDLGGRTNVNLLRPGATSPTAQRLVAVRAPNVLSIRFVIREMELTCQLLNAGRVVREWSCQSVHAVSHEIYSEDFDTALTVTLSPDGKTAAYMRSGGIYVHDGRVERKILDLRGREVSGFVWGPVEFRVP; translated from the coding sequence ATGCCGACGCGCTTGCTGACCCTGTTCGTGCTGCTCTGGCTGTCCGCCGCTTCCGCCGCCCCGCTCGTCGCGAACATCGACGGCGACTTTTGGGCCTGGACCGCCGGGAGTTGGACCCGTCTCACCTCATGGGGCCACAACGGTCCGCCAATCCTCTCGCCAGACGGGCGCAGTATCGCGTATGCGTCCGTCGCGCGGGGCGCAGCCGAGACGTTCTATACGGGCTGGGGCCCGACGAACATCTGGACGCTCGACCTCGTCACGCGTGAAGCCAGGCGCCTCACGACCCAAAGTGCCACCCCCACCGAGGGCCTGATTCGATCCACGCCCGCATGGTCGCCCGACGGGAGATTTCTCGCGTGGACGCAAAAAACTACGAGTTCGACCGCCACAACTCACACCGTCACCCTCTACTCGTTCTCGGACGGCGCCACGCAGGTGAGGGCGACGAACGCCCTTGACTACGTTGGCGTTCCCACCGCGGGGGGCGTGATGTGGAGTCCAGCGGGACTCGTGGTGCTCGGTCCAGTCGAGCGGGTCCCCGGGTCTTACACGCGCGACCCGATGCAAGCCTTGGGCCTAGGGAGTGCAGTGGAGGTCGGAGCGTACGTGCTGGACTCGGCGGGCCGCATTCGGCAGCGCGTCTTGTTCAGGAGTCCGAGCGGAGCGGGCCACCTCACCAGAAAGGGTAGCGCGGTGTACCTCGCGGGCTTCAACGACGGCCTCCTGTACGACCTCGGCGGACGTACGAACGTGAACCTCCTGAGGCCCGGCGCGACATCTCCCACGGCACAGCGTCTTGTCGCTGTGCGCGCCCCGAACGTCCTGTCGATCCGGTTCGTGATTCGCGAGATGGAGCTGACGTGCCAGCTGCTGAACGCAGGCCGTGTGGTGCGGGAATGGTCGTGCCAGAGCGTCCACGCCGTCAGCCACGAGATTTACAGCGAGGACTTCGACACGGCCCTTACCGTCACCCTCTCGCCAGACGGTAAGACGGCGGCGTACATGCGTTCAGGCGGCATTTACGTCCACGATGGCCGCGTGGAACGAAAGATTCTCGACCTTCGCGGACGCGAGGTGTCCGGCTTCGTTTGGGGCCCTGTCGAATTCCGCGTGCCTTAA